The following DNA comes from bacterium.
ACGCTGCGCCCCGCGCTCTCGCCGGAGTTCGACGCCGTCGTCGCCCGCTGCCTCGACAAGGACCCGCGCGGCCGCTTTCCCTCGGCCGTGGAGCTGCGCGACGCGCTCGACGGGCTGCGCCGCGCCGGGCCGTCCGCGACCGCGCCGGGGGGCGCCTCGCTCGCCGTGCTGCCGTTCGAGGACCTCAGCCAGGCGCGCGACCAGGAGTACTTCTGCGACGGCGTGGCCGAGGAGATCATCACCGCGCTCGGGCGGGTCGCCGGGCTGCGCGTCGCCGCGCGCCGCTCGTCGTTCCGCTTCCGCGGCGCGGGGATCGACAGCCGCGAGATCGCGCGGCGGCTGCGGGTCGGCGCGCTGCTCGAGGGAAGCGTGCGCAAGGCCGAGGACCGGCTGCGCGTCACGGCGCGGCTCGTGGACGGCGCGACCGGCTTCGAGCTCTGGTCCGGCTCGTACGACCGCGAGCTGCACGACGTCTTCGCCATCCAGGAGGAGATCGCGCGGGCGATCGCCGCGGCGCTCGCGGTGACGCTGAGCGAGACGGAGCACGCCGCGCTCGGCCGCCCGCCGACGACCGACGTCCGCGCCTACGACCTCTACCTCCGCGCGCGGCGCTTCTACTACCAGTACCGCCGGCGCGGCGTGGAGTTCGCGCGGGAGCTGTTCGAGCGGGCGCTGGAGCTCGACCCATCGTTCGCGCGGGCGTGGGCCGGCGTGGCCGACTGCCACTGCTTCCACTTCCTCTACGTCGCGCGCGTCGCCGAGCACATCGAGCGGGCCGAGGCGGCGAGCCGCCGCGCGCTGGCGCTCGATCCGGACCTCGCCGAGGCGCAGGCCTCGTGGGGCGTCGCCTGCTCGATCGCGGGGCGCGACGAGGAGGCCGTCGCCGCGTTCGAGCGCGCGGTTCGGCTCGACCCCTCGCTGTTCGAGGCGCGCTACTTCTACGCCCGCCACAGCTTCGCCCGCGGCGAGGCGGAGAAGGCGCTGCGGCTCTACGAGGAGGCCGAGGCGCGGCGTCCCGAGGACTACCAGTCCCCGCTGCTGATGGCCCAGATCTACGTGGACATGGGGCGCGCCGAGGACGCCGAGGCGACCTACCGCCGCGGCCTGCGCAAGGCGACCGCGGCGCTGCACCTGCAGCCGGACGACACGCGCGCCCGCTACATGGCGGCCAACGCCCTCGTCGCGCTCGGCGACCGCGAGCGCGGCCTGGAGTGGTCGCGGGCGGCGCTGGCGCAGGAGCCGGACGAGCCGATGCTCCTCTACAACGTCGGCTGCATCCAGTCCATGGCCGGCGAAGTCGAGGAGGCGCTCGCCTCCCTCGAGCGCGCGGTGGACCGCGGCCTCACCCAGCGCGGCTGGTTCGAGCACGACAGCAACCTCGATCCGCTGCGCGCCCATCCCCGCTTCGCGGCGCTGATGAAGCGCCTTCCCTGACCCGCGCCGCCGGGCCGCGTG
Coding sequences within:
- a CDS encoding tetratricopeptide repeat protein, giving the protein TLRPALSPEFDAVVARCLDKDPRGRFPSAVELRDALDGLRRAGPSATAPGGASLAVLPFEDLSQARDQEYFCDGVAEEIITALGRVAGLRVAARRSSFRFRGAGIDSREIARRLRVGALLEGSVRKAEDRLRVTARLVDGATGFELWSGSYDRELHDVFAIQEEIARAIAAALAVTLSETEHAALGRPPTTDVRAYDLYLRARRFYYQYRRRGVEFARELFERALELDPSFARAWAGVADCHCFHFLYVARVAEHIERAEAASRRALALDPDLAEAQASWGVACSIAGRDEEAVAAFERAVRLDPSLFEARYFYARHSFARGEAEKALRLYEEAEARRPEDYQSPLLMAQIYVDMGRAEDAEATYRRGLRKATAALHLQPDDTRARYMAANALVALGDRERGLEWSRAALAQEPDEPMLLYNVGCIQSMAGEVEEALASLERAVDRGLTQRGWFEHDSNLDPLRAHPRFAALMKRLP